Sequence from the Fusarium oxysporum Fo47 chromosome VI, complete sequence genome:
ACGACTTTATCTGACGAGTCTTTGCACCTTCAATCTCTTTACTGGAGTTACGTCCTTCGTTGGTTCCTACCGACCCATGTCTGGAATGTCGGTCAGGGATGTGAGCCCACACTCAACTCGAGCGACTACCAGCCGTTGTGGGACACTGGGACTGCGTGTCCGGCTGGACCAGGGTCCGCCATTTCCAGGCACAGCCAAGATGCAAAGAAGGGGTGCGCCCGTCATCCCCGGACAGGGGTGCTTCATACAGCACATGTATTCAAAAAGACTAATTGAGACGACATCACCGGCAAGGAGTTCCGCTTCCACGGTGGTTCGTGGGAGAACTTTGCGCGTAAAGACCTACAGATAGCCTCCTGGAGCTCTGTAACCGAATTGAAATTTCAATGTGTAGCCGAGCTCGACCCAAGCTACCAGGGAGGCTCTCTTCCTATTCACCAACTCAACTGCCGGTGTTGTTGACGGATCCACCTGGGCATTGAAGGAAAATAGCCCATACTTCTGATTGAGATCCATTCGTGAATATATGGAGCATGATCAATTTACCTCAGATTAGTTACCTTCATATCAGATTAATGCTGTTTCCATGTGCAGTCACACAACTACTTCACAAAACCTCTCATATAAGCCGCTCAGCAGCAGCGTGAAAGATGAATACAGatatatactattagttCATGACAGAGATAGAAGGAGACCGACACCTACTTCAGACTCATTGACAACGTCATAGGTACCTTCAGGAGCTTTTTGTTACCTCATATTCCCAAGACAGAAAGCATTCATTCGATAAAACAAACAGAGTCAACTTGGACCAAATGCTGATGGGCGATGGCAGAAATCCGATGTCGAGGCATACCTATCAGGGTCACCAAGAAGCTTATAGTAATCAAGGCATAGGATATCTCCTTGACACTTGGAGTATCTTTGATTGAACGCCGTCAAGGACATAGACAGTTATTGTCCCTCACATCAATGAATCAAAGGACAATTGATAAGAGCCAGGGGTCCTATAGCGAGTCGAAAAACCTGGCCACGCTGACATGAAGACTCCACCAGTATGAAGAGGCAGCTTGGGAAGCACAGGAACCTTTGGAGGAGTCAGTAAAATCGACTCATACCACTCTGCAGATTCGCATGCATTGACGATTCGTTCGTTCCACCCAGCCACTGCTATTAACTGAGAGAAGCCTGGAATCATATGAAGCCCGATTACAATCCCACAATAGTTCCGATGGTATCCCTTTAAGCacaatcatgatgatccaGAACCGCAAGCATTGTGCGGCCCGCCGACTCGAGTTGGAGAAGCTCATTCGTACCGATGGCAAACGAGAATCTGCATACATATACATGCTAGCACATGGCAGGGATTAGAGGCCCTGTCAACACCTGCTTTGAATAGTAGCCCCCTGTCATTTCTGAATATCCCGTGAGATCCCTGACATGCTGCCTGTTTCCCCACGCGGCTGATATCTTATACTAGAGACGCAAAGCTAATCTTCAAATGCATCGTGGTTGAGACCATTGCCTCTACCAAGAAAATGCATTCGGAGGAGGAAAAATATCCGCCATCTCCTCGAAAATGTTGAGACATGCCATTTATTAGTCTCGAAAACAACTAGCACAAGATACGGCTCATTGGCCGGCTAGAGTCGTTCGAAGCCACGCAATGTGATAAGATGGGGAAAGGGGTACAATAACTTGCATTTTCAGCGACCATTCGCGGTAGGCCGGCCTTTGTCACAGTCTAAAATCATCTCCGAAGGTGGGGAGATCTAGACGTATCTTTATCCCCGCCACAATCAAGCCAGAGATCGGCGGTTGGGCGTCGCTCCCCTTGGGACGTGGCTGCTGAGTTGCTATTCTTGGGACGAGTGGACAGTAAAACATTTGATAATTTGACACCGAATGGCTTGTCTTGTGCCAGCCTGGAACGGTCACGACTCGGGGCAGTATCATGCAGCCGCCAAGTCCGTTTTTATACTTTGAACAAGACTAGATCATCTAGGTGCTTCCACAGCCGGAAATGGACACTTGAAACGCATGCATTCTTCATCACGGCTTCTACTTGTCCAGCTCCGATCTCATGTTGATTCAACACCGCACGCAATTTAAGACAGTGAGTGACCTTTATACCACTTCCTACCATCTCCCTTGTTGTCATAGAGGGCCCCAACAAGTTCAGTCACTAGGCAGAGCTTCTAAAAACCCCTTTAGATGGTCGTCTCGTGCATAAcacctttttttttttttgttcGCTCATTCGGACACTGATCGCGAGAGTCAAGCCATGGTGGTAGCTTCAACTCCCTGCCCAATTTCGTACCGCCAGTATATGATGAGTGCAAACGAATCACCGTAAACGGGGCAAGTTCAGAAATTTGACGTtattgagaaggatgagagGGGTCGATATGATTCAGCTTCATTCCTCTCATGCCTCTACCCGTGCCTAACGCATCAGGATACTTGCACGTAACATCACATCCAAACGTTCTGCTTCAGTGTGAAGGTGCCAATGCACGGCCTTTTCGTTCATGATGTATCAGATGAACCACGGGTAGCGGCTTTGAGCCCAGACTGGGAGGTCGTACGACATCTTGTGCTGGAGGAGATGGGTGATCATGGCTCGAACATATGTTTGGACGGTGAAGTGAATGGAACTACGGAAGCCAGCATAAAGGTGACGAGGAAGCTTTCCGTGCGAAGCCTCGATTCCCTCTTTCATCTTGATGCGGGCGCTGGCGTAGGTTATGGTCCTCGTCACGACTTCTGTTACCATACGAAGCGGACATTGGACTGGTTGCATCTTCTGGGTCATCCAGGATGAAAGGGAACTAGCTGAACTTGTTGCTGCAAACTTGGAGGTTCGTTCTTATAATGTCGTGAAACATGGAATGGACCTGGACAACAAGAGCAAATACGATACCCGCAAACTCCTTAGTTAGCAGCCAAGAaagcctcaacctctccatcACATCTTAGTCCCATCTCTTCACCATTTTGCCACTGTAGGCACCCAATATGAAATGTTGCTACCCAATCTGTGACGTACCTTCACTAGCCCTCTGCTCCAGTCTTCAAACTTGAAGACAGTCTCGTGCCGTTCCAACGAGATCCTCTAGGCCGAGATCCGAGAAATTTGCGAGTCGACTGTTGAAACTCTGTTTCTTCACTCAGAACTATGTAATCATATAGGGCGGACGGGTGCCAAATAATGCAGGAACAATCTGAACCAGAATGTATTTTATTTTATGTTTGTATATCCAGAATGCGTCGCTAAATCGCCCGGTTTT
This genomic interval carries:
- a CDS encoding uncharacterized protein (expressed protein), with the translated sequence MNQTANTYVTYKPRAMVADILGYFRRSLMSKNTITRHRIVESPLSSTIPISESYTTRPTIAIIQCRAHQRLYLTSLCTFNLFTGVTSFVGSYRPMSGMSVRDVSPHSTRATTSRCGTLGLRVRLDQGPPFPGTAKMQRRGAPVIPGQGCFIQHMYSKRLIETTSPARSSASTVVRGRTLRVKTYR